The following coding sequences lie in one Cryptococcus neoformans var. neoformans B-3501A chromosome 14, whole genome shotgun sequence genomic window:
- a CDS encoding hypothetical protein (Match to ESTs gb|CF189672.1|CF189672, gb|CF188906.1|CF188906, gb|CF187495.1|CF187495; Similar to gi|6321908|ref|NP_011984.1| Hypothetical ORF; Yhr116wp [Saccharomyces cerevisiae], FASTA scores: opt: 242, E(): 5.6e-09, (38.202% identity (68.539% similar) in 89 aa overlap (5-93:67-149))) — MATQVPPSTTPTPFANRPAPPTKDLEIPEDYKKTFRGRGTVSKFVDPCEAARKASLDCLERTQYNRSECTDFFTAYKECKGNWLAQRKEDRMKGRDTV; from the exons CCCTCCATCGACCACCCCTACTCCGTTCGCTAACCGTCCGGCTCCCCCGACGAAAGATCTCGAGATTCCCGAGGACTACAAAAAGACTTTCCGC GGAAGAGGGACTGTTAGCAAG TTCGTCGACCCCTGTGAAGCGGCTAGGAAGGCGTCTTTAGATTGTCTCGAAAGGACACAATACAACCGCTCAGAG TGTACCGACTTTTTCACCGCGTACAAGGAATGTAAAGGAAACTGG CTTGCGCAacggaaagaagacaggatgaaaggaagagatacTGTCTGA